One genomic window of Streptomyces sp. NBC_01276 includes the following:
- the prfA gene encoding peptide chain release factor 1, with the protein MFEAVEELVGEHADLETKLADPSVHSDQANARKLNKRYAELTPIVATFRAWKQSAEDIETAKELAADDPDFAAEVKELSAQREELTEKLRLLLVPRDPSDDKDVLLEVKAGAGGDESALFAGDLLRMYLRYAERVGWKTEIIDATESELGGYKDVQVSVRTKGGNGATEPGQGVWARLKYEGGVHRVQRVPATESQGRIHTSAAGVLVTPEAEEVEVEINMNDLRIDVYRSSGPGGQSVNTTDSAVRITHIPTGVVASCQNEKSQLQNKEQAMRILRSRLLAAAQEAAEQEASDVRRSQVRSVDRSEKIRTYNYPENRISDHRTGFKAYNLDQVLDGDLDSVIQACVDTDSAAKLAAAH; encoded by the coding sequence ATGTTCGAAGCGGTCGAGGAATTGGTCGGCGAACACGCCGATCTGGAGACGAAGCTCGCCGACCCTTCGGTCCACTCGGATCAGGCCAACGCGCGCAAGCTCAACAAGCGCTACGCGGAACTGACCCCGATCGTCGCGACCTTCCGTGCGTGGAAGCAGTCGGCCGAGGACATCGAGACGGCCAAGGAGCTGGCGGCCGACGATCCGGACTTCGCCGCCGAGGTCAAGGAACTGAGCGCCCAGCGCGAAGAGCTCACCGAGAAGCTCCGCCTGCTGCTCGTCCCGCGCGACCCCAGCGACGACAAGGACGTGCTCCTGGAGGTCAAGGCCGGCGCCGGCGGCGACGAGTCCGCCCTGTTCGCGGGCGACCTGCTGCGCATGTACCTGCGCTACGCCGAGCGCGTGGGCTGGAAGACCGAGATCATCGACGCCACCGAGTCCGAGCTCGGCGGCTACAAGGACGTCCAGGTCTCCGTCCGCACCAAGGGCGGCAACGGCGCGACCGAGCCCGGCCAGGGCGTCTGGGCCCGTCTGAAGTACGAGGGCGGCGTGCACCGCGTGCAGCGCGTTCCGGCCACCGAGTCGCAGGGCCGCATCCACACCTCCGCCGCCGGCGTGCTCGTCACCCCGGAGGCCGAGGAGGTCGAGGTCGAGATCAACATGAACGACCTGCGCATCGACGTGTACCGCTCCTCCGGCCCCGGCGGCCAGTCCGTCAACACCACCGACTCGGCCGTGCGCATCACGCACATCCCGACCGGTGTGGTCGCCTCCTGCCAGAACGAGAAGAGCCAGCTCCAGAACAAGGAGCAGGCCATGCGCATCCTGCGCTCGCGCCTGCTGGCCGCCGCCCAGGAGGCCGCCGAGCAGGAGGCCTCCGACGTGCGCCGCAGCCAGGTGCGCAGCGTGGACCGCTCGGAGAAGATCCGTACGTACAACTACCCGGAAAACCGGATCTCGGACCACCGGACCGGTTTCAAGGCGTACAACTTGGACCAGGTGCTCGACGGCGACCTCGACTCGGTCATCCAGGCCTGCGTCGACACGGACTCCGCGGCCAAGCTCGCCGCCGCGCACTGA
- the rpmE gene encoding 50S ribosomal protein L31, which translates to MKREVHPEYVETQVSCTCGASFTTRSTLTEGTIRAEVCSECHPFYTGKQKILDTGGRVARFEARFGKGAAKK; encoded by the coding sequence TTGAAGCGCGAAGTTCACCCCGAGTACGTCGAGACCCAGGTCAGCTGCACCTGTGGCGCGTCGTTCACCACCCGTAGCACCCTGACCGAGGGCACCATCCGTGCCGAGGTCTGCTCCGAGTGCCACCCGTTCTACACGGGCAAGCAGAAGATCCTCGACACCGGTGGCCGTGTGGCCCGCTTCGAGGCCCGCTTCGGCAAGGGTGCGGCCAAGAAGTAG
- a CDS encoding LCP family protein encodes MSEESKGRGRRAVTRRRRKPPQRRRALTIAAWTAAGVVLLGGGGLGWFYFKLNGNLKTVDIDQALGKDRPPNVDNGSMDILVLGSDSRDGANSEYGADDGGSARSDTAMIVHLYDGHKQASVVSIPRDTMLPRPACGVGKGKTDPGSKRAQFNEAFTIGGAACAVKTVETMSGIRMDHYIEVDFTGFKKIIDNLGGVELTTTKPIKDHGSHLDLPAGSHKLNGEQSLGLVRTRKSVGDGGDLGRIQLQQAFIKALIKQVKGVGVFDSPKKLYGLADSATKAITTDKALGDVKSLAGFAQGLQGIGAENMHMITLPVGQDPLDKDRVVALPKGSKMVWDALLADQPIPAAATENSTGDKSAAGSIVR; translated from the coding sequence ATGAGCGAGGAAAGCAAGGGCCGCGGCCGCCGCGCCGTCACCCGGCGCCGCCGGAAACCCCCGCAGCGCCGTCGCGCCCTCACCATCGCCGCGTGGACCGCAGCGGGTGTCGTCCTGCTCGGAGGTGGTGGCCTCGGCTGGTTCTACTTCAAGCTCAACGGCAACCTGAAGACCGTCGACATCGACCAGGCCCTCGGCAAGGACCGCCCGCCCAACGTCGACAACGGCTCCATGGACATCCTCGTCCTCGGCTCCGACTCCCGTGACGGGGCCAACAGCGAATACGGCGCTGACGACGGCGGCTCCGCCCGCTCGGACACCGCGATGATCGTCCACCTCTACGACGGCCACAAGCAGGCCAGCGTCGTGTCGATCCCGCGCGACACCATGCTCCCCAGACCCGCTTGCGGCGTCGGCAAGGGCAAGACCGACCCCGGCAGCAAGCGCGCGCAGTTCAACGAGGCCTTCACCATCGGCGGGGCCGCCTGCGCGGTCAAGACGGTCGAGACGATGTCGGGGATCCGCATGGACCACTACATCGAGGTCGACTTCACCGGCTTCAAGAAGATCATCGACAACCTCGGCGGGGTCGAGCTCACGACCACCAAGCCGATCAAGGACCACGGCAGTCACCTCGATCTGCCGGCCGGCTCCCACAAGCTCAACGGCGAGCAGTCCCTCGGCCTCGTCCGCACGCGCAAGAGCGTCGGCGACGGCGGTGACCTGGGCCGAATACAGCTCCAGCAGGCCTTCATCAAGGCGCTGATCAAGCAGGTCAAGGGCGTCGGCGTCTTCGACAGCCCGAAGAAGCTCTACGGCCTCGCCGACTCCGCGACGAAGGCGATCACCACCGACAAGGCACTCGGCGACGTGAAGTCCCTCGCGGGCTTCGCGCAGGGACTCCAGGGCATCGGCGCCGAGAACATGCACATGATCACCCTGCCGGTCGGGCAGGACCCGCTCGACAAGGACCGCGTGGTGGCCCTGCCCAAGGGCTCCAAGATGGTCTGGGACGCCCTGCTGGCCGACCAGCCCATCCCCGCCGCCGCCACCGAGAACTCCACCGGGGACAAGAGCGCGGCCGGCTCCATCGTCCGCTGA
- the rho gene encoding transcription termination factor Rho, with product MSDTTDLMGAADTNVDTSAPAAGAAPKRRRSGTGLEGMVLAELQQVASGLGIRGTARMRKSQLIEVIKEAQGGSAPKAAAPAADAAEAKPKRRATSKARTGEAAAAAPAAEKPAVQAQIDIPGQPAGGPSRASEAERGGEEAPVGERRRRRATAPSGSPESSAPAVVAVEQKTEAAPAVQAEPQAEAATTVAAQGQAQEAGEGRTRRDRRDRGERGDRAERGERGERQQSRRERGAKADDQGQGGQGQGGQSQGQGGQGQGQGGGRQDRADRQQQGGRGQGQQGRQDRQDNGPQDDFDGEDGRRGRRGRYRDRRGRRGRDEFAPNEPQVADDDVLIPVAGILDILDNYAFIRTSGYLPGPNDVYVSLAQVRKAGLRKGDHTTGAVRQPKDGERREKFNALVRLDSVNGMAPESGRGRPEFQKLTPLYPQDRLRLETDPGVLTTRIIDLVSPIGKGQRGLIVAPPKTGKTMIMQAIANAITTNNPECHLMVVLVDERPEEVTDMQRSVKGEVISSTFDRPAEDHTTVAELAIERAKRLVELGHDVVVLLDSITRLGRAYNLAAPASGRILSGGVDSTALYPPKRFFGAARNIEDGGSLTILATALVDTGSRMDEVIFEEFKGTGNMELKLDRKLADKRIFPAVDVDPSGTRKEEILLNSEELAIVWKLRRVLHALDSQQAIELLLDKMKQTKSNAEFLMQIAKTTPAGKNDD from the coding sequence GTGAGCGACACCACCGATCTGATGGGCGCTGCCGACACCAACGTCGACACCAGTGCCCCCGCCGCGGGCGCCGCACCCAAGCGCCGCCGCTCCGGCACCGGCCTTGAGGGCATGGTCCTGGCCGAGCTGCAGCAGGTCGCGTCGGGCCTCGGGATCAGGGGCACCGCGCGGATGCGCAAGAGCCAGCTGATCGAGGTCATCAAGGAGGCGCAGGGCGGCAGCGCCCCCAAGGCCGCGGCTCCCGCCGCCGACGCCGCCGAGGCCAAGCCGAAGCGCCGCGCCACCAGCAAGGCCCGTACGGGCGAGGCCGCCGCCGCGGCGCCCGCCGCCGAGAAGCCCGCCGTCCAGGCGCAGATCGACATCCCGGGTCAGCCCGCGGGGGGCCCCTCCCGCGCGAGCGAAGCCGAGCGCGGGGGAGAGGAAGCCCCGGTCGGCGAGCGCCGCCGCCGTCGGGCGACCGCGCCCTCCGGCAGCCCGGAGTCCTCGGCACCCGCCGTCGTGGCGGTCGAGCAGAAGACCGAGGCCGCTCCGGCGGTCCAGGCCGAGCCCCAGGCCGAGGCGGCGACCACCGTCGCGGCCCAGGGCCAGGCGCAGGAGGCCGGCGAGGGCCGTACCCGCCGTGACCGCCGTGACCGCGGCGAGCGCGGTGACCGTGCCGAGCGCGGCGAGCGGGGCGAGCGCCAGCAGAGCCGCCGCGAGCGCGGCGCCAAGGCCGACGACCAGGGCCAGGGCGGTCAGGGCCAGGGCGGCCAGAGCCAGGGCCAGGGCGGTCAGGGCCAGGGCCAGGGCGGCGGCCGGCAGGACCGCGCCGACCGTCAGCAGCAGGGCGGCCGGGGCCAGGGCCAGCAGGGTCGTCAGGACCGTCAGGACAACGGCCCGCAGGACGACTTCGACGGTGAGGACGGCCGCCGTGGCCGTCGCGGCCGCTACCGCGACCGCCGTGGCCGTCGCGGCCGCGACGAGTTCGCGCCGAACGAGCCGCAGGTCGCCGACGACGACGTGCTGATCCCCGTCGCGGGCATCCTCGACATCCTCGACAACTACGCGTTCATCCGGACCTCGGGCTACCTGCCCGGCCCGAACGACGTGTACGTCTCCCTCGCCCAGGTCCGCAAGGCGGGTCTGCGCAAGGGCGACCACACCACCGGTGCGGTCCGTCAGCCCAAGGACGGCGAGCGCCGCGAGAAGTTCAACGCGCTCGTGCGTCTGGACTCCGTCAACGGCATGGCGCCCGAATCCGGCCGCGGCCGCCCGGAGTTCCAGAAGCTGACCCCGCTCTACCCGCAGGACCGGCTCCGTCTGGAGACCGACCCGGGGGTGCTGACCACCCGCATCATCGACCTCGTGTCGCCGATCGGCAAGGGCCAGCGAGGCCTGATCGTGGCCCCGCCGAAGACCGGCAAGACCATGATCATGCAGGCGATCGCCAACGCGATCACCACCAACAACCCCGAGTGCCACCTGATGGTCGTCCTGGTCGACGAGCGTCCGGAAGAGGTCACCGACATGCAGCGGTCGGTCAAGGGCGAGGTCATCTCCTCGACCTTCGACCGCCCGGCCGAGGACCACACCACCGTCGCCGAGCTGGCCATCGAGCGCGCCAAGCGCCTCGTCGAGCTGGGTCACGACGTGGTCGTCCTGCTGGACTCCATCACCCGTCTGGGCCGCGCGTACAACCTCGCGGCGCCCGCCTCCGGCCGCATCCTGTCCGGTGGTGTCGACTCGACCGCGCTGTACCCGCCGAAGCGCTTCTTCGGCGCGGCGCGCAACATCGAGGACGGCGGTTCGCTGACCATCCTGGCCACCGCGCTCGTCGACACCGGCTCGCGCATGGACGAGGTGATCTTCGAGGAGTTCAAGGGCACCGGCAACATGGAGCTCAAGCTCGACCGCAAGCTCGCCGACAAGCGGATCTTCCCGGCCGTCGACGTCGACCCGTCGGGCACCCGCAAGGAGGAGATCCTCCTCAACAGCGAGGAGCTCGCCATCGTCTGGAAGCTGCGCCGGGTGCTGCACGCGCTCGACTCGCAGCAGGCGATCGAGCTGCTTCTCGACAAGATGAAGCAGACGAAGTCGAACGCCGAGTTCCTGATGCAGATCGCGAAGACGACCCCGGCCGGCAAGAACGACGACTGA
- the thrB gene encoding homoserine kinase, with protein sequence MAGPAFRAAAVRVRVPASSANLGPGFDALGLALGLYDDVVVRVADSGLNIDIAGEGADTLPRDESHLLVRSMRTAFDLLGGQPRGLEVVCANRIPHGRGLGSSSAAICAGIVAARAVTIGGEARLDDAALLELATEIEGHPDNVAACLLGGFTLAWMDGGGAKAIRMDPAGSIVPVVFVPSKPVLTETARGLLPRTVPHVDAAVNAGRAGLLVEAMTRRPEFLLPATEDRLHQDYRSPAMPESVALVGRLRADGIPAVISGAGPTVLALVDNDAADKVAQLAGEGWAANRLALDAAGASVLPLGAQGGQSVS encoded by the coding sequence ATGGCAGGTCCAGCGTTCCGCGCCGCCGCCGTACGGGTGCGCGTCCCCGCCAGCAGTGCCAACCTCGGCCCCGGCTTCGATGCCCTCGGCCTGGCCCTGGGGCTCTACGACGACGTGGTCGTCCGGGTCGCCGACTCCGGCCTGAACATCGACATCGCGGGCGAGGGTGCCGACACCCTCCCGAGGGACGAGAGCCACCTCCTCGTACGTTCCATGCGCACGGCCTTCGACCTGCTGGGCGGGCAGCCGCGCGGCCTGGAGGTCGTCTGCGCCAACCGCATCCCGCACGGCCGCGGGCTCGGCTCCTCGTCCGCCGCGATCTGCGCCGGCATCGTCGCCGCCCGCGCCGTGACCATAGGCGGCGAGGCCAGGCTCGACGACGCGGCGCTGCTGGAGCTCGCCACCGAGATCGAGGGCCACCCCGACAACGTCGCCGCCTGTCTGCTCGGCGGCTTCACCCTGGCGTGGATGGACGGGGGCGGTGCCAAGGCGATCCGGATGGACCCCGCCGGTTCCATCGTTCCGGTGGTCTTCGTGCCGTCCAAGCCGGTCCTGACCGAGACCGCGCGGGGACTGCTGCCGCGCACCGTGCCGCACGTGGACGCGGCCGTGAACGCGGGCCGTGCGGGCCTGCTCGTGGAGGCCATGACCAGGCGTCCCGAGTTCCTGCTGCCCGCCACCGAGGACCGGCTGCACCAGGACTACCGGTCCCCCGCGATGCCCGAGAGCGTGGCGCTCGTGGGCCGACTGCGGGCGGACGGCATCCCCGCGGTCATCTCCGGCGCGGGCCCCACGGTCCTCGCGCTGGTCGACAACGACGCGGCCGACAAGGTCGCGCAGCTCGCGGGCGAAGGGTGGGCGGCCAACCGGCTCGCACTCGACGCCGCGGGTGCGAGCGTCCTTCCGCTGGGTGCCCAGGGCGGGCAGTCCGTGTCGTGA